From a region of the Trichocoleus sp. genome:
- a CDS encoding 3'-5' exonuclease: MLSKELLGYYRHVSQQMLTVVDVETTGRFANCDRMMEVSVLQATLADGIQQQQTYLINPQTPIPDRIVRFTGITPGMVAMAPVAADVLPAVLLPLSQGVLTAHNLEFDYSFLQTEFDRLGIAFSRPTNQQLCTVQLSRLMLPQLRSRCLPDLVQHFQFDVGRSHRAAADTLACWLLAKHLLTEILNEDDEVLLARFAYQRMPLKYAAELLGCSAVEAQEQLKAAQVPAKFVGWGKKGTWMYRRGDVERVFYEQHGTSLSWF; the protein is encoded by the coding sequence GTGCTGTCTAAAGAGTTGCTGGGTTATTATCGCCACGTTAGTCAGCAGATGCTAACGGTTGTAGATGTTGAGACAACCGGACGGTTTGCCAACTGCGATCGAATGATGGAAGTCTCGGTGCTACAAGCCACCCTAGCCGATGGGATTCAGCAGCAGCAAACCTACCTGATTAACCCCCAAACTCCGATCCCCGATCGAATTGTTCGATTTACGGGCATTACGCCAGGCATGGTCGCGATGGCTCCGGTCGCCGCAGATGTTCTACCCGCAGTACTGCTCCCTTTAAGCCAGGGCGTTTTAACGGCTCACAATCTAGAGTTTGATTATTCGTTCTTGCAAACAGAATTCGATCGCTTGGGAATTGCTTTCTCTCGACCAACCAATCAGCAGCTTTGTACGGTGCAGCTATCGCGCCTGATGTTGCCGCAGCTTCGATCGCGCTGTTTACCTGACTTGGTGCAGCATTTTCAATTTGATGTGGGTCGATCGCATCGGGCAGCCGCTGATACCTTAGCCTGCTGGCTCCTGGCAAAGCATCTATTGACCGAAATTTTGAACGAAGACGATGAGGTTTTGCTGGCTCGATTTGCTTACCAGAGAATGCCCTTAAAGTATGCTGCTGAACTGTTAGGTTGTTCTGCTGTTGAAGCACAAGAGCAACTCAAAGCGGCTCAGGTTCCGGCAAAGTTTGTAGGATGGGGTAAGAAAGGCACCTGGATGTATCGTCGGGGTGATGTAGAGCGAGTTTTTTATGAACAGCACGGAACATCGCTTTCCTGGTTCTAA
- a CDS encoding CAAX protease, which translates to MSDTALNSWYGIIGGAFALKFDAFQRIATLHNGLWLALLIVVLSGLSLAVGQSIVLFINRVKPGRFAFSLLLNAALFTFGFLFLALSTWLIGLLPGLVSVPLSTLLTVLGLGYAPLLFGFLGALPYLGYPIGNLLSVWNLLAMVVGFATVAQIEAGSAIVYVALGWVVKQLLERTIGQPVTRLGRSLAERVAGVDLADTPQELMERVLAGVRPTQPSIGADRTPLSPVRQLIQVSGRSAPEAARAVAQTLTTQPTASTNLTVTQGSNAANPLVQLDHKTRNIPQPVKLALSLLVMAIVFVIILVLLRPIHNNLFGWHRKLPSLFRLMFDLGWIGIGAIVFAGILAPLESLGWWAGWYGDELDTMTASGATSVASPVNSRSIDRYVVYLDGIAQSGSEYTPDIEDFLMALKPALPQEMELVQGLMMYSVLNKPLDEDRPLAFLWRMADKVRWSNPAALLGLLVNLRNMIIVAVSSDKRYGPIYNQGIAQVIFDGLIERGYQPDSGVPITLIGYSGGGEMSVAAAPYLKRSIGAPIDVISIGGVMSANNNILKLEQLYHIVGDKDMVERLGPIMFPGRWKIFPLSFWNRSKRKGNITILSAGPVGHQVPGGYLDPQAKLPDGRTHLQQTIEMILQILQGKPLDAEQPIPRQTSNYALYQTAAFNRPDYYPIAQTVDLQWYRPIGNWMGRLILPTPDQRSQVRGVLFEVHYAPSEHRHLIGQTVKLRWAEQPRVRQAVKAVTKDLHFSADAEFGSLYGGTIHPDRLNHWRQVDPLESLAGPHPTDDIIVMLDQSVGVNGDTLYIDSTPIQITGRFYALVQFRQPLAGTDQFQVTHFDRASRQFSGKAEVMHLPQVVLAKAYGSYPSTTRGLEKSPFNEMGWYVYGAKDAQGRFVVQAIAPRGLFRLQPDIVLFGYEAAYTYIRKRAWADIAEQKGKITSVLCTSQSNSSDAEIQAAIDHWRVGDQALVLHTYGGIGGKQKEPAAALPIFFGHFAYGVAKVIHEPLADEPRFDICYHQVYTQNTDGLVAGTLHWSRYMGDRQFGWLGTRPTCDILIKLDAFTDAYAIGSVTVSPLESMMRQLQVMTARYRIGDGTGGTYVGPANNCSQDSNQALFASIRATAHTLQENPQLLQLLFQEAGQKQRFRKLRALGRDLERTLQPFGGPRADWEKNEYNLGSTLEDNPLQNLWTGLGSWRTMLPRKASDAIVRKFLKYGASVWVLRTNQVGGYDPDIEPIAPITL; encoded by the coding sequence ATGTCTGACACGGCACTCAATTCATGGTACGGCATCATTGGAGGTGCATTCGCTCTCAAGTTTGATGCCTTCCAGCGGATTGCAACGCTTCACAACGGGCTTTGGTTAGCCTTGCTGATTGTGGTGTTGTCTGGTCTATCGCTTGCGGTTGGGCAAAGTATTGTTTTGTTCATTAACCGTGTGAAGCCAGGACGATTTGCATTTAGTTTGCTGCTGAATGCAGCTCTGTTTACCTTTGGCTTTCTTTTTCTTGCCTTGAGTACTTGGCTCATTGGTCTGCTGCCCGGATTGGTATCTGTACCCCTGTCAACCCTGCTCACAGTATTGGGGCTAGGCTATGCGCCCTTACTATTTGGTTTTCTGGGAGCCTTACCTTACTTGGGCTATCCCATTGGTAATTTGCTTTCCGTCTGGAACTTGCTGGCAATGGTAGTGGGGTTTGCGACGGTTGCTCAAATTGAAGCGGGTTCTGCGATCGTCTATGTCGCGTTGGGCTGGGTGGTGAAGCAGCTTCTAGAAAGAACGATCGGACAGCCAGTTACTCGGTTGGGACGCAGCCTTGCAGAGCGCGTTGCTGGAGTCGATCTAGCAGATACACCCCAGGAGTTAATGGAGCGAGTTTTAGCAGGAGTTAGACCGACGCAACCGAGCATTGGAGCAGATCGAACACCACTCTCCCCAGTGCGCCAATTGATTCAAGTCTCAGGACGTTCTGCGCCAGAGGCAGCCCGAGCCGTCGCTCAAACTCTAACGACTCAACCCACTGCCTCAACCAATCTCACGGTTACGCAAGGGAGCAACGCAGCCAATCCCTTAGTGCAGCTTGACCACAAAACGCGCAACATTCCCCAACCCGTCAAACTAGCACTCAGCCTGCTGGTGATGGCGATCGTGTTTGTCATTATCCTGGTGCTGCTGCGTCCGATCCACAACAATCTATTTGGCTGGCACAGAAAGTTACCCAGCTTATTTCGGCTGATGTTTGATCTAGGCTGGATTGGCATAGGGGCGATCGTCTTTGCTGGCATTCTCGCGCCGCTGGAGTCGTTGGGCTGGTGGGCGGGTTGGTATGGCGATGAGCTTGATACCATGACAGCTTCTGGAGCAACTTCGGTTGCCTCGCCTGTGAATAGTCGATCGATCGATCGCTATGTCGTTTATCTCGATGGAATTGCTCAGTCAGGAAGCGAATATACGCCGGATATCGAAGACTTTTTGATGGCGCTGAAGCCTGCTCTGCCGCAAGAAATGGAATTAGTGCAGGGCTTAATGATGTATTCGGTGCTGAACAAGCCCCTAGACGAAGACCGTCCCCTCGCGTTTTTGTGGCGGATGGCAGACAAAGTGCGGTGGAGCAATCCTGCTGCTTTGTTAGGCTTGCTGGTAAACCTGCGAAACATGATCATTGTGGCAGTGTCGTCCGACAAACGCTATGGTCCCATCTACAATCAGGGCATTGCTCAGGTGATTTTTGATGGCTTAATTGAGCGAGGCTATCAGCCCGATAGCGGCGTGCCCATTACCTTGATTGGCTACAGCGGTGGGGGAGAAATGTCAGTTGCCGCTGCTCCCTATTTAAAGCGATCGATCGGCGCACCAATTGATGTAATTTCGATCGGCGGCGTGATGAGCGCCAATAACAATATTTTGAAGCTGGAGCAGCTCTATCACATTGTCGGCGACAAAGACATGGTTGAGCGGCTAGGTCCAATTATGTTTCCGGGTCGCTGGAAGATCTTTCCGCTGTCGTTTTGGAATCGCAGTAAGCGTAAAGGCAATATTACGATTCTCTCTGCCGGACCCGTTGGACATCAGGTGCCCGGAGGATATCTGGACCCACAAGCTAAACTGCCAGATGGACGAACTCACCTGCAACAGACGATCGAGATGATCCTCCAGATTTTGCAGGGCAAACCACTGGACGCAGAGCAGCCAATTCCCAGACAAACCAGTAATTACGCACTGTATCAAACGGCAGCCTTTAACCGTCCTGACTATTACCCAATCGCACAAACTGTGGATTTGCAGTGGTATCGTCCGATCGGAAACTGGATGGGGCGATTGATCCTGCCTACACCAGATCAGCGATCGCAGGTACGGGGAGTGTTGTTTGAAGTTCACTACGCGCCAAGCGAGCATCGTCATCTCATTGGACAGACCGTGAAATTGCGTTGGGCAGAGCAGCCCAGAGTCCGGCAGGCAGTGAAGGCAGTTACCAAAGACCTTCACTTCAGTGCGGATGCAGAATTCGGCAGTCTTTATGGCGGCACAATCCACCCCGACCGCCTCAATCACTGGCGACAGGTTGATCCGCTGGAGTCTCTGGCAGGGCCACATCCAACCGATGACATAATTGTGATGCTCGATCAATCAGTGGGAGTCAACGGAGATACCCTGTACATCGACAGCACGCCGATTCAAATTACAGGACGCTTTTACGCGCTGGTGCAGTTTAGGCAGCCCCTAGCTGGAACAGATCAGTTTCAAGTGACCCATTTCGATCGCGCTTCGCGTCAGTTTAGCGGCAAAGCAGAGGTAATGCACTTACCGCAGGTTGTACTGGCAAAGGCTTACGGGAGCTATCCCTCAACAACCCGTGGTTTAGAGAAATCACCATTCAACGAGATGGGCTGGTATGTGTACGGGGCAAAGGATGCTCAAGGCAGGTTTGTCGTACAGGCGATCGCTCCACGGGGGCTATTCCGGCTGCAGCCGGACATCGTTCTGTTTGGTTACGAAGCTGCTTACACCTACATTCGCAAGCGAGCCTGGGCAGATATCGCCGAGCAGAAGGGCAAAATTACTTCAGTCCTTTGTACCAGCCAATCAAACAGTTCCGATGCCGAAATCCAGGCAGCAATTGATCATTGGCGAGTGGGGGATCAAGCGTTAGTGCTGCACACTTATGGCGGTATTGGCGGTAAGCAAAAAGAGCCAGCGGCAGCCCTGCCGATTTTCTTTGGTCATTTTGCTTATGGTGTCGCAAAAGTGATCCATGAGCCGTTAGCGGATGAACCTCGATTTGATATCTGCTACCACCAGGTCTACACCCAAAACACAGATGGTTTAGTAGCTGGCACGCTCCACTGGTCGCGCTACATGGGCGATCGACAGTTTGGCTGGTTGGGTACTCGTCCTACCTGCGATATTTTGATCAAACTGGATGCCTTTACCGATGCTTATGCGATCGGCAGCGTTACTGTTTCTCCTTTAGAGTCGATGATGCGCCAGCTTCAGGTGATGACTGCTCGCTACCGAATTGGGGATGGCACTGGCGGCACCTATGTAGGACCTGCCAATAACTGTTCCCAAGACTCAAATCAGGCACTCTTTGCCAGCATCCGTGCCACAGCTCATACCCTGCAAGAAAATCCCCAACTTTTACAACTTCTCTTTCAGGAAGCTGGACAGAAACAGCGATTTAGGAAGCTCCGGGCGTTGGGGAGAGATTTAGAGCGGACACTTCAACCATTTGGAGGTCCCAGAGCAGATTGGGAAAAGAATGAATACAACCTAGGTAGCACGCTCGAAGATAATCCATTGCAGAACTTATGGACGGGGTTGGGGAGTTGGCGAACAATGCTGCCGCGCAAAGCCAGTGATGCGATCGTCCGAAAGTTTTTGAAGTACGGTGCATCGGTATGGGTGCTTCGAACGAATCAAGTCGGCGGATACGACCCAGATATTGAACCGATCGCCCCGATCACACTCTAG
- a CDS encoding DEAD/DEAH box helicase, which yields MTLSFNSLGLSEARVRHLEKSGFTVPTAIQAQAIPHLLSGRDVVGQAQTGTGKTAAFSLPLLDRIDLNSNAVQALILTPTRELALQVYQSMRTLSHDRRLNLVPIYGGQAIDLQVRRLQRGCQVVVGTPGRVLDMLNRGALKLNQLNWLVLDEADEMLNMGFIQDVEKILSQAPGERQTAFFSATMEPSVRELATKFLRSPVTVTVEQPKAAPTRINQVAYIVPRGWTKARALQPILEMEDPESALIFVRTRKAAAELTRQLQAAGHSVDEYHGDLSQSQRERLLLRFRQRQVRWVVATDIAARGLHVEDLTHVINYDLPDSVESYVHRIGRTGRAGKEGTAISLVHTLDKRKLRDIEHHVRQRLEIGTIPTRAQIEARHLQKLQGSLREALAGERMASFLPIIAQLGEEFEPQMIAAAALQMAYDQIRPSWMRVDQGYVDEPMMDEPRPRHHSPRSNNGGAKSKPIKRKAPVPSQS from the coding sequence ATGACACTCTCTTTCAATAGCTTAGGTTTGTCAGAAGCACGGGTTCGCCATCTCGAAAAATCAGGTTTCACCGTCCCGACAGCCATTCAAGCACAAGCCATTCCTCACCTGCTATCGGGTCGGGATGTGGTTGGTCAGGCGCAGACCGGAACAGGCAAAACTGCTGCCTTCTCACTGCCTCTGCTAGACCGGATTGACCTAAATAGCAACGCCGTTCAAGCGTTGATCTTGACGCCAACCCGCGAACTCGCGCTCCAGGTCTATCAATCGATGCGGACGCTGAGCCACGATCGTCGCCTAAACCTGGTTCCAATTTATGGCGGACAGGCGATCGATCTTCAGGTACGTCGTTTACAGCGCGGCTGCCAGGTTGTTGTTGGCACACCCGGACGAGTGCTAGACATGTTAAACCGGGGCGCACTCAAACTCAACCAGCTCAACTGGCTGGTGCTGGATGAAGCAGATGAAATGCTCAATATGGGCTTCATTCAAGATGTGGAGAAAATCCTCAGTCAGGCTCCAGGAGAGCGGCAAACCGCCTTCTTCTCTGCCACGATGGAACCCTCGGTTCGGGAACTGGCAACGAAATTCTTACGTTCTCCCGTTACCGTTACTGTTGAGCAGCCCAAAGCTGCACCCACTCGGATTAATCAGGTTGCTTATATTGTGCCGCGCGGCTGGACAAAAGCCAGAGCACTGCAGCCAATTCTGGAAATGGAAGATCCAGAATCAGCGCTGATCTTTGTTCGCACCCGTAAAGCGGCGGCTGAGCTAACTCGCCAACTGCAGGCTGCAGGTCACAGCGTCGATGAATACCACGGTGATTTGAGCCAATCTCAGCGGGAGCGTCTCTTACTGCGGTTCCGTCAGCGTCAGGTGCGCTGGGTGGTTGCAACAGACATTGCAGCAAGGGGTCTGCACGTTGAAGATCTGACTCACGTTATTAACTACGATCTACCGGACAGCGTTGAGAGCTATGTTCACCGGATCGGCAGAACTGGGCGTGCAGGTAAGGAAGGTACAGCTATCTCGCTGGTTCATACTCTAGACAAGCGGAAGCTGCGCGATATTGAGCATCACGTTCGTCAACGCTTGGAAATAGGTACGATCCCAACTCGTGCTCAGATTGAAGCAAGACATTTACAGAAGCTACAAGGTAGCCTCCGCGAAGCGCTTGCGGGCGAACGGATGGCATCCTTCCTCCCAATCATTGCTCAGCTTGGTGAAGAGTTTGAGCCACAGATGATTGCGGCAGCAGCGCTGCAAATGGCATACGATCAGATTCGTCCTAGCTGGATGCGTGTTGATCAGGGCTATGTTGATGAGCCAATGATGGATGAACCAAGGCCTCGGCATCATTCTCCCCGATCGAACAACGGTGGGGCAAAATCTAAGCCGATTAAGCGCAAGGCTCCCGTGCCTTCTCAGTCGTAA
- the rimO gene encoding 30S ribosomal protein S12 methylthiotransferase RimO — MGEKPTIAITHLGCEKNRIDSEHMLGLLVQSGYQVDSNEELADYVIVNTCSFIQAAREESVRTLVELAEANKKIVITGCMAQHFQQELLDELPEAVAVVGTGDYQKIVQVIQRAELGERVKEITAEPIYIADEATPRYRTTTEGVAYLRVAEGCDYRCAFCIIPKLRGNQRSRSIESIVKEAEQLAAEGVQEIILISQITTNYGLDLYGEPKLAELLRALGKVEIPWIRMHYAYPTGLTPKVLEAIRETPNVLPYLDLPLQHSHPEVLRAMNRPWQGRVNDGIIERIKEALPNAVLRTTFIVGFPGETDEHFEHLLQFVQRHEFDHVGVFTFSPEEGTPAYDLPDQVPQSVMDDRRDALMTMQQSISLKKNQAEIGKVVDVLIEQENPETGELVGRSARFAPEVDGLVYVQGSARLGSIIPVVVTDADVYDLHGQIADSKTQLRGAFSRVSVHP; from the coding sequence ATGGGCGAAAAGCCAACAATTGCAATCACACACTTGGGTTGCGAGAAAAATCGAATCGATTCAGAGCATATGCTCGGTCTGTTGGTTCAATCTGGTTATCAAGTCGATTCCAACGAAGAACTCGCAGATTACGTTATCGTTAATACATGTAGCTTCATCCAGGCAGCACGCGAAGAATCGGTTCGCACCTTAGTTGAACTGGCAGAAGCAAACAAAAAGATCGTGATTACGGGCTGCATGGCACAGCACTTTCAGCAAGAACTGCTGGATGAGCTACCGGAAGCAGTCGCAGTTGTCGGAACAGGGGACTATCAAAAAATTGTTCAGGTCATTCAACGGGCTGAACTAGGTGAGCGGGTTAAAGAAATTACCGCTGAACCAATTTACATTGCTGACGAAGCAACCCCTCGCTATCGCACGACGACGGAAGGTGTCGCCTATCTACGGGTGGCGGAAGGCTGTGATTATCGCTGTGCTTTCTGCATCATCCCTAAATTGCGCGGCAACCAGCGATCCCGCTCGATCGAGTCGATTGTTAAAGAAGCTGAACAGCTTGCAGCAGAAGGGGTACAAGAAATCATCCTAATTTCTCAGATCACAACGAACTATGGGCTTGACCTGTATGGTGAACCCAAGCTTGCCGAACTCCTGCGGGCACTTGGTAAAGTTGAGATCCCCTGGATTCGGATGCATTACGCTTACCCAACGGGCTTAACACCAAAAGTGTTAGAGGCAATCCGAGAAACGCCCAATGTTCTACCCTATTTGGATTTGCCGCTGCAACATTCGCATCCGGAAGTGCTCCGGGCGATGAATCGTCCCTGGCAAGGTCGCGTCAATGATGGCATTATCGAACGCATTAAGGAAGCGCTCCCCAATGCTGTCCTCCGCACCACGTTTATCGTCGGTTTTCCGGGCGAAACCGATGAACATTTTGAGCATCTGCTGCAATTTGTGCAGCGTCATGAGTTTGATCACGTTGGCGTTTTCACTTTCTCCCCTGAGGAAGGCACGCCTGCTTATGACCTGCCGGATCAGGTGCCTCAGTCGGTGATGGACGATCGCCGCGATGCACTGATGACAATGCAGCAGTCTATTTCGCTCAAGAAAAATCAGGCTGAAATCGGTAAGGTTGTCGATGTTTTGATTGAACAGGAAAACCCGGAAACGGGCGAACTGGTCGGTCGCTCTGCTCGCTTTGCGCCAGAAGTCGATGGCTTGGTTTATGTACAGGGTTCAGCGCGACTGGGATCAATTATCCCTGTTGTGGTTACCGATGCTGATGTGTATGACCTCCACGGTCAAATTGCCGATTCCAAAACTCAATTGCGAGGCGCGTTCAGCCGTGTCTCTGTTCACCCTTAA